The Nitrosomonas sp. sh817 genome includes a window with the following:
- the fabZ gene encoding 3-hydroxyacyl-ACP dehydratase FabZ has product MNIHEILKYLPHRYPILLVDRVISLEAGKDIVALKNVSINEPFFSGHFPHYPVMPGVLIVEALAQAAALLTLKTENNANNTDSVYYFVGIDGVRFKKPVLPGDQLILKVSIERQIKGLWKYSARAEVDDQLVTEAQLMCTARPV; this is encoded by the coding sequence ATGAATATTCACGAAATCCTGAAATATCTGCCGCACCGTTACCCGATATTGCTGGTGGACAGAGTCATTTCCCTCGAAGCGGGCAAAGATATCGTCGCGTTAAAAAATGTTTCCATCAACGAACCATTCTTTTCCGGACATTTTCCGCATTATCCGGTCATGCCGGGCGTGTTGATCGTTGAAGCGCTGGCACAGGCTGCCGCGTTGCTGACGCTCAAAACCGAAAATAACGCCAACAACACCGATTCGGTATATTACTTTGTCGGCATCGACGGGGTGCGTTTCAAAAAGCCGGTCTTGCCCGGCGATCAGCTTATCTTGAAAGTTTCCATCGAACGTCAAATCAAAGGCTTATGGAAATATTCCGCCCGCGCTGAAGTGGATGATCAATTGGTCACCGAAGCGCAGCTGATGTGTACCGCCCGTCCGGTTTAA
- the bamA gene encoding outer membrane protein assembly factor BamA, whose translation MKFRLLVALVCLFQTFSTWASDSFIVKDIRVEGIQRTEAGTVFSYLPVKVGDVMDEEKATEAIKALYATGFFKDVRLKTENDILIVEVIERPAIAQIIINGAKEFEKDKLLEGLKLAGISESRIFSRSLLERAELELKRQYISRGKYAVKITTTTTPMERNRVAINFDISEGRTARIKKISFIGNEKFSDKDLRALLVLRKPDLLSWFTKNDQYSKQKLAADLETLRSHYLDRGYLEFNIESTQVSITPDLKDIYITVNLTEGDQYKVSDIKVAGETLIGEEEIRKLILIKPGEVFARQKLTESIKAITDRLGDDGYAFANINANPEIDAENRQAAFTFFIDPGRRVYVRRIDIDGNDRTRDEVIRREFRQMEGAWHSTSKINLSKVRVDRLFFFNSVNVETPAVPNKTDQVDIKVKVEERPTGSIMFGAGYSDRQGLILNGSVSQNNIFGTGNFFSLDVNTGAINKTYAASFTNPYFTVNGVSLGFDVYKRDIDTRPLTRFGEFKTETMGAGFRLGIPIAENDIVSLGLAAENTDISTFTNSPVRYKDFVKEFGNSTVNFPLTLSWARDRRDSAIWTTSGTTHRLFGEVSVPGGDLDYYKVSYHQKWFYSFTDWMTLMINTEFGYGDGYSGNNLPFFKNFFAGGNNSIRGYDLNSLGPRDELITGISSVNSRLFAIGASKRVVGNAELMFPLPFLRDDRSLRFSFFVDGGTVFNRFSKPGPQNDFSELVRYSTGIALTWVSPMGPLKVSLAEPLNDVPSDNLQRFQFMFGQQF comes from the coding sequence ATGAAATTCCGGCTTTTGGTTGCACTTGTTTGTCTCTTTCAAACTTTCTCCACTTGGGCCAGTGATTCTTTCATCGTCAAAGATATCCGCGTCGAAGGCATCCAGCGAACCGAAGCGGGCACAGTCTTCAGCTACTTGCCCGTTAAAGTCGGCGACGTGATGGATGAAGAAAAGGCAACCGAGGCTATCAAAGCGCTCTATGCCACCGGATTCTTCAAAGATGTCCGCTTAAAAACCGAGAATGATATATTGATCGTAGAAGTGATCGAGCGTCCCGCGATTGCTCAGATTATTATCAATGGCGCCAAGGAATTTGAAAAAGACAAATTGCTTGAGGGCCTTAAGCTGGCGGGTATTTCGGAGTCGCGGATTTTCAGCCGTTCGTTGCTGGAGCGCGCTGAATTGGAATTAAAACGTCAATACATCAGCCGGGGCAAATACGCTGTTAAGATTACCACCACCACCACACCGATGGAACGTAATCGCGTCGCCATCAATTTTGATATTAGCGAAGGCCGCACGGCAAGAATCAAGAAAATAAGCTTCATCGGCAATGAAAAGTTTTCCGATAAAGATCTCCGCGCACTGCTGGTGCTCAGAAAACCCGATTTGTTGAGCTGGTTCACGAAAAACGATCAATATTCCAAACAAAAACTAGCTGCTGACCTGGAAACACTTCGCTCACACTATCTTGACCGGGGTTATCTGGAATTCAATATCGAATCCACGCAGGTATCGATCACACCCGATTTAAAGGATATCTACATCACCGTCAATTTAACCGAAGGTGATCAATATAAGGTCTCCGACATTAAAGTTGCTGGCGAAACGTTGATTGGTGAAGAAGAAATCCGCAAATTAATTTTAATCAAGCCCGGAGAGGTTTTTGCCCGTCAGAAGCTGACCGAATCCATCAAGGCGATCACCGATCGTTTAGGCGATGACGGTTATGCGTTTGCCAATATCAATGCCAATCCGGAAATCGATGCCGAAAACCGGCAAGCCGCCTTCACTTTTTTTATTGACCCGGGCCGGCGCGTCTACGTCCGGCGGATTGATATCGATGGTAACGATCGTACCCGTGATGAAGTCATACGGCGCGAATTCCGTCAGATGGAAGGCGCTTGGCATTCAACCAGCAAAATCAATCTCTCGAAAGTGCGCGTCGACCGGCTGTTTTTCTTCAATAGCGTTAATGTGGAAACACCCGCTGTTCCGAATAAAACGGATCAAGTAGACATTAAGGTAAAAGTCGAAGAAAGACCGACGGGATCAATCATGTTTGGCGCGGGTTATTCAGATCGCCAAGGGTTGATTCTGAATGGTTCGGTCTCACAAAACAATATTTTCGGCACCGGCAATTTCTTCAGCTTGGATGTCAATACCGGCGCGATCAATAAAACTTATGCGGCGTCCTTCACTAATCCGTATTTTACGGTGAATGGCGTTAGTCTCGGCTTTGATGTGTACAAACGCGATATCGATACCAGACCATTGACCCGATTCGGTGAATTTAAAACCGAAACCATGGGCGCAGGCTTTCGTCTCGGCATTCCAATCGCGGAGAATGACATCGTATCATTGGGTCTGGCTGCGGAAAATACCGACATCAGTACATTCACAAACAGCCCGGTACGCTATAAAGACTTTGTCAAAGAATTCGGCAATTCAACCGTCAATTTCCCGCTCACCCTTAGTTGGGCGCGAGATCGCCGTGACAGCGCAATCTGGACCACCTCGGGCACCACGCACCGCTTGTTCGGCGAAGTCAGCGTCCCAGGCGGAGACTTGGATTATTATAAAGTCAGTTACCACCAAAAATGGTTTTATTCATTCACCGACTGGATGACGCTGATGATCAATACCGAGTTCGGCTACGGCGATGGTTACAGTGGCAACAACCTGCCTTTCTTCAAGAACTTCTTTGCCGGTGGAAATAATTCGATCAGAGGTTATGATTTGAATTCCCTGGGTCCTCGCGATGAACTTATCACTGGCATATCGTCTGTCAATTCAAGGCTGTTCGCAATTGGCGCCAGTAAACGGGTGGTCGGCAACGCGGAACTGATGTTTCCACTGCCGTTCCTGCGCGACGATCGATCCCTGCGGTTCAGTTTCTTTGTTGACGGCGGAACGGTATTTAACAGATTCAGCAAACCCGGTCCCCAGAATGATTTTAGTGAGCTGGTGCGCTACTCGACCGGGATCGCGCTGACTTGGGTATCGCCGATGGGGCCGTTGAAAGTCAGTCTTGCCGAACCGCTTAACGATGTTCCCAGCGATAATCTGCAAAGATTCCAATTCATGTTCGGTCAACAATTCTGA
- the rnhB gene encoding ribonuclease HII codes for MQSASADSTTVCGVDEAGRGPLAGPVYAACVVLNPNHVIDGLADSKQLSEKQRDALTIEIKQHAVAWAIASATVEEIDRLNILQASLLAMQRAVQSLPLKPGRVLIDGKHSPALNCEVQTIVNGDRLIPAISAASILAKTARDAEMLRLHQLYPQYGFDRHKGYPTKAHFQALQQHGSCDIHRQSFAPVKNINLNR; via the coding sequence TTGCAATCAGCCAGTGCTGATAGCACCACGGTCTGCGGTGTCGATGAAGCCGGACGCGGCCCCCTTGCAGGGCCGGTTTACGCCGCTTGCGTTGTTTTAAATCCGAACCATGTGATTGATGGCTTGGCCGATTCAAAGCAACTCAGCGAAAAACAACGCGATGCGCTGACTATCGAAATTAAGCAGCATGCAGTTGCTTGGGCAATTGCATCCGCCACGGTTGAGGAAATCGATCGGCTCAATATCCTGCAAGCAAGCCTGCTCGCCATGCAGCGTGCCGTGCAAAGCCTGCCGCTCAAACCCGGACGGGTGCTGATCGACGGCAAACACAGCCCCGCGCTCAATTGCGAAGTGCAAACGATCGTCAACGGCGATCGTTTAATTCCCGCAATTTCCGCCGCCTCCATTTTGGCAAAAACCGCGCGCGACGCCGAAATGCTGCGATTGCACCAGCTTTATCCGCAGTACGGCTTCGACCGGCATAAGGGCTACCCTACCAAAGCGCATTTTCAAGCCTTGCAACAACATGGCTCCTGCGACATTCACCGGCAAAGTTTTGCGCCGGTCAAGAACATCAATCTAAATAGATAG
- a CDS encoding phosphatidate cytidylyltransferase, which yields MLKTRILTASIILPFFLAALFYFQDIFWAIVLLALTVIGSREWSRLAQLSVRNTIVFMLLTTLLGGELLLQVSEAVKIDPLSTELIWIYGLSAIFWIFAVPLYLKQSFKVTKPWVWMLIGWILLLPTCLALYQLRSISPLLLLGLMATIWISDTAAYFTGRSLGKHKLAPQISPNKTWEGVAGALAAVLIYGLLWDFWSEEQSLAPVLVPLLIMMAILGIIGDLYESFVKRQANVKDSGNILPGHGGILDRIDALTSALPFAILAILVFYSPAI from the coding sequence ATGCTTAAGACCCGGATCCTGACTGCTAGTATCATTTTGCCTTTTTTCCTCGCCGCCTTATTCTATTTTCAAGATATTTTCTGGGCCATCGTATTACTTGCATTGACTGTCATCGGCTCACGCGAATGGAGCCGCCTTGCGCAACTCTCTGTAAGAAATACCATAGTTTTTATGTTACTGACCACGTTGCTTGGCGGCGAACTTTTGCTTCAAGTAAGCGAAGCTGTAAAAATCGACCCGCTTTCTACCGAGTTGATCTGGATATACGGTTTATCCGCAATCTTCTGGATTTTTGCGGTACCGCTCTACCTGAAGCAATCCTTTAAAGTTACGAAACCTTGGGTGTGGATGCTGATTGGCTGGATTTTATTGTTACCCACCTGTCTGGCGCTTTATCAATTGCGCTCCATCAGTCCGCTGTTACTGTTGGGTTTAATGGCAACCATTTGGATTTCCGATACGGCTGCCTATTTTACCGGACGGTCACTCGGCAAGCATAAGCTGGCTCCGCAGATCAGTCCCAATAAAACCTGGGAAGGTGTAGCGGGAGCACTTGCCGCCGTGCTGATTTATGGCCTGCTGTGGGACTTCTGGTCAGAAGAACAGTCATTAGCACCAGTTTTAGTACCATTGCTGATAATGATGGCTATCTTAGGTATCATCGGCGATTTATATGAGTCATTCGTTAAACGCCAAGCCAATGTCAAAGATAGCGGCAATATCCTGCCGGGTCACGGTGGAATACTGGACCGGATCGACGCTTTGACATCGGCCCTACCCTTTGCCATATTGGCTATCCTTGTATTTTATTCACCTGCGATATGA
- the rseP gene encoding RIP metalloprotease RseP, with protein MSITYTIISFIIALGILITFHEFGHYLVARWSGVKVLRFCIGFGQPIFRRCWGKDRTEWVIAAIPLGGYVKMLDENEGKVAAADLPRAFNRQPVSRRFAIVAAGPIANFLLAIVLYWLLFILGVHGMKPVLGPVEPGSPAAYAKFEEGDTIVQIENEPVSSWQDARWTLLRYAVDQSPNVKIQTIDKHGNSNSRQLNLSQIDPNKLNENFPGIIGLTSYQPTFDPVIGQVIADGVGSRAGLQPGDEIIAVNNTEILTWMDFVKEIRSSPGKTLELEILRHGQMLTLTVTPETAAESGNQVGKIGVAPVVNQAEIDELLVTVSYPIGQSLQKAMSKTWETTVLTLQMLVKMITGDVSWKNVSGPISIADYAGQSAQMGLVSYLAFLALISVSIGVLNLLPIPILDGGHLMYYLIEIVKGSPLSDKAMLIGQKIGLTLLFMLMTFAIYNDINRLITG; from the coding sequence ATGTCAATAACTTACACCATCATTTCTTTTATTATCGCGTTAGGTATCTTAATCACGTTCCATGAATTTGGTCATTACCTGGTTGCGCGATGGAGTGGTGTAAAAGTTTTACGGTTTTGTATCGGTTTTGGGCAACCTATTTTCCGGCGGTGTTGGGGAAAAGACCGCACAGAATGGGTAATCGCTGCCATTCCCTTAGGCGGATACGTAAAAATGCTCGATGAAAATGAAGGCAAGGTTGCAGCCGCGGATTTACCCCGTGCTTTTAACCGTCAACCTGTCAGCCGGCGTTTTGCGATCGTGGCTGCCGGACCGATTGCCAATTTCCTGCTGGCGATTGTTTTATATTGGCTATTATTCATCCTGGGTGTCCATGGCATGAAACCCGTTCTTGGACCTGTTGAACCAGGCAGTCCTGCAGCTTACGCAAAATTTGAAGAAGGCGACACCATCGTTCAGATCGAAAACGAACCTGTCTCCAGTTGGCAAGATGCGCGCTGGACGTTATTGCGCTACGCGGTTGATCAATCGCCTAATGTTAAAATCCAAACAATTGATAAGCATGGCAATAGCAATTCACGGCAATTGAATTTAAGTCAAATAGACCCGAATAAGCTCAACGAGAACTTTCCCGGCATTATCGGACTAACAAGCTACCAGCCAACATTTGATCCCGTTATCGGACAGGTGATCGCCGATGGCGTTGGTTCTCGCGCCGGTTTGCAGCCCGGCGACGAAATCATAGCCGTCAACAATACCGAAATTCTGACGTGGATGGATTTTGTTAAAGAAATCCGGTCAAGTCCTGGAAAAACGCTGGAGCTTGAAATCTTACGTCATGGACAAATGCTTACCCTCACGGTAACACCTGAAACAGCGGCTGAAAGCGGCAACCAAGTTGGTAAAATCGGTGTCGCGCCAGTTGTGAATCAAGCTGAAATCGATGAATTGCTCGTTACGGTCAGTTACCCGATCGGCCAGTCGTTACAAAAAGCGATGTCGAAAACCTGGGAAACGACTGTTCTGACGTTGCAAATGCTTGTTAAAATGATAACTGGCGATGTCTCTTGGAAGAATGTCAGCGGCCCGATTTCGATTGCCGACTACGCGGGTCAATCGGCGCAAATGGGGTTGGTATCCTATTTGGCATTCCTGGCATTGATCAGCGTCAGTATCGGGGTTCTGAATTTACTGCCGATACCGATTTTGGATGGCGGCCACTTAATGTATTATCTCATCGAAATTGTAAAAGGTAGTCCGCTTTCAGACAAAGCCATGTTAATCGGACAAAAAATCGGACTGACCCTATTATTCATGCTGATGACTTTTGCCATTTATAATGATATCAATCGGCTTATTACTGGTTAA
- the pyrH gene encoding UMP kinase: MTAAVYKRILLKLSGEALMGEDSYGINHTVMGRIVAEINEISKLGVEIAIVVGGGNIFRGMKSANDGLERVTADYMGMLATVMNALALQDAMKLAGLVPRIQSALRIEQVVEPYIRGRAIRYLKDGKIVIFAAGTGNPFFTTDTAAALRGMEMNVDIMLKATKVDGVYTSDPKKDPTATRFEKLSFNEAISKNLQVMDATALTLCRDQKLPLSVFSIFKTGALRRIITGENEGTLVTV; this comes from the coding sequence ATGACTGCTGCAGTTTATAAACGTATTTTATTGAAATTGTCTGGCGAAGCCCTGATGGGTGAAGACAGCTATGGAATCAACCACACGGTCATGGGTAGAATCGTTGCTGAAATTAACGAAATCAGCAAGTTAGGTGTTGAAATCGCTATCGTCGTGGGCGGCGGGAATATTTTTCGCGGCATGAAATCCGCCAATGATGGACTCGAACGAGTGACCGCGGACTATATGGGTATGCTGGCTACTGTCATGAATGCGCTGGCGTTGCAGGATGCAATGAAACTGGCGGGATTGGTTCCGCGTATTCAGTCTGCATTACGCATTGAACAAGTGGTAGAACCCTATATTCGTGGTCGCGCAATACGTTACTTGAAAGACGGTAAAATCGTAATTTTTGCTGCCGGAACAGGCAATCCATTCTTTACAACCGATACAGCAGCGGCGTTGCGCGGCATGGAGATGAATGTCGATATCATGTTAAAAGCAACAAAAGTTGATGGCGTCTACACCAGCGACCCGAAAAAAGATCCGACTGCCACGCGCTTCGAAAAATTATCATTTAATGAAGCCATTTCAAAAAATCTGCAAGTAATGGATGCAACGGCATTGACATTATGCCGGGATCAGAAATTACCGCTCAGCGTATTTAGCATTTTTAAGACCGGCGCTCTTAGACGTATAATAACAGGGGAGAATGAAGGGACTTTGGTAACGGTTTGA
- the frr gene encoding ribosome recycling factor, whose protein sequence is MITDVKKSAEQKMQKSLEALKVDLSKVRSGRAHTGLLDHVTVDYYGAQTPVNQVANINLIDARTIGVIPWEKKMANAIEKAIRDSDLGLNPMTVGDIIRVPMPPLTEERRRDLIKVVKHEAETVRVAMRNIRRDANAHLKELLKSKEISEDDERRGQDEIQKLTDRFISEIDKVLQVKEAELMAV, encoded by the coding sequence ATGATTACCGATGTAAAAAAATCTGCTGAACAGAAAATGCAAAAAAGCCTGGAAGCATTGAAGGTGGATTTGAGCAAAGTTAGAAGTGGCAGAGCACATACAGGCTTGCTGGATCATGTTACCGTGGATTACTATGGCGCACAGACTCCGGTTAACCAAGTCGCCAATATCAATCTCATTGATGCTCGTACCATTGGCGTCATCCCCTGGGAGAAAAAAATGGCGAATGCAATCGAAAAAGCCATTCGTGACTCAGACTTAGGCTTAAACCCAATGACGGTAGGTGACATCATTCGCGTTCCCATGCCGCCGCTCACGGAAGAACGCCGCCGCGATTTGATAAAAGTCGTTAAGCATGAAGCTGAGACAGTACGTGTTGCAATGCGTAATATCCGGCGTGACGCTAACGCGCATTTGAAAGAGCTGCTGAAATCAAAAGAAATCTCTGAAGACGATGAACGCCGCGGTCAGGATGAAATACAAAAACTGACCGACCGGTTCATATCCGAGATCGACAAGGTTTTGCAAGTCAAGGAAGCCGAACTGATGGCTGTCTGA
- the tsf gene encoding translation elongation factor Ts: MAEITASMVKELREMTGLGMMECKKALTETNGDMKAAEDLLRIKSGAKASKAAGRITAEGVIGAYVSADNQCGALVEVNCETDFVARNEDIINFAKTLAELVATKNLTDIAALSDAPLQSGETVEEARKALIMKLGENISIRRSGRHTTQGRLAYYLHGTKIGVMVDYTGGDDSLGKDIAMHIAASKPICVSKEQVPAAVLEHERQIFTAQAAESGKPANIVEKMVDGRITKYLAEITLLGQPFVKDPEQTVEKLLAKKSAAVNGFTMFVVGEGIEKKVENFAEEVKAQMGQAN, translated from the coding sequence ATGGCGGAAATTACCGCAAGCATGGTTAAAGAACTTCGCGAGATGACAGGGCTTGGCATGATGGAATGCAAAAAAGCCTTGACTGAAACGAACGGCGATATGAAAGCAGCGGAAGATCTGCTGCGGATTAAAAGTGGCGCCAAAGCAAGCAAGGCAGCTGGCAGAATTACCGCCGAAGGCGTGATCGGCGCGTATGTTTCTGCGGATAATCAATGCGGTGCATTGGTCGAGGTAAATTGCGAAACCGACTTCGTTGCAAGAAATGAAGACATCATCAATTTCGCCAAGACTCTGGCGGAATTGGTCGCCACAAAAAATCTAACCGATATTGCCGCGCTCAGCGATGCTCCGCTTCAAAGTGGCGAAACCGTTGAAGAAGCCCGCAAGGCTTTAATCATGAAGCTGGGGGAAAATATCAGCATCCGACGCAGTGGGCGGCACACAACCCAAGGCCGGCTGGCCTATTATCTGCACGGTACCAAGATTGGTGTGATGGTTGATTACACGGGCGGCGATGACAGCTTAGGAAAGGATATCGCGATGCATATCGCTGCAAGCAAGCCGATTTGCGTATCAAAAGAACAAGTGCCGGCAGCGGTATTGGAACACGAGCGTCAGATTTTTACCGCGCAAGCTGCAGAAAGCGGAAAACCTGCCAATATCGTTGAAAAAATGGTCGATGGACGCATCACGAAATATCTTGCAGAGATTACGCTGCTGGGTCAACCGTTCGTTAAAGATCCGGAACAGACTGTAGAAAAATTGCTGGCAAAAAAATCCGCCGCAGTGAATGGTTTTACGATGTTTGTTGTCGGTGAAGGAATAGAAAAGAAAGTTGAAAACTTTGCTGAAGAAGTAAAAGCGCAGATGGGGCAAGCGAATTAA
- the ispC gene encoding 1-deoxy-D-xylulose-5-phosphate reductoisomerase, whose translation MKTTRQITVLGATGSIGDSTLDVIARHPDRFQAFALTANHNVEKMRLQCRRFQPRYAVMLDAKCAEQLAGALRSDGIKTEVLCGIESLEKVASLPEVDAVMAAIVGAAGIRPTFAAARSGKLVLLANKETLVMAGRIFMDLVRKNNAALLPIDSEHNAIYQSLPHQFDGNFTRAGISRILLTASGGPFRCASIDSLEQVTPEQACAHPNWDMGKKISVDSATMMNKGLEVIEAHWLFDAPADKIQVVVHPQSVIHSMVAYVDGSVIAQLGNPDMRTPIAHAMGYPERIESGVSALDMFKVAQLNFEEPDFKRFPCLRLAYQALTTGGNMPAVLNAANEVAVESFLQRRMPFTAIPVMIENVMRTIEPEELTTLEDVLRTDHLAREKAHAWLATLQ comes from the coding sequence ATGAAGACAACCCGTCAAATAACCGTACTCGGCGCAACCGGCAGCATTGGAGACAGCACGCTCGATGTCATCGCACGCCACCCCGATCGTTTCCAAGCATTTGCATTGACTGCGAACCATAATGTCGAAAAAATGCGCCTGCAGTGCCGCCGCTTCCAACCCCGCTACGCAGTAATGCTTGATGCGAAATGCGCAGAGCAACTGGCCGGAGCCCTTCGCTCTGACGGAATCAAAACCGAAGTATTATGCGGAATAGAATCGTTGGAAAAAGTTGCATCTTTGCCGGAAGTTGATGCCGTAATGGCCGCCATTGTCGGTGCCGCAGGAATCCGCCCGACTTTTGCCGCCGCGCGATCCGGGAAGTTAGTATTGTTAGCGAATAAAGAAACGCTGGTAATGGCCGGCCGGATTTTTATGGACTTAGTCAGGAAAAACAACGCCGCCTTGTTGCCGATCGATAGCGAGCACAATGCCATCTATCAGTCGTTACCGCATCAATTTGACGGTAATTTCACTAGGGCCGGAATTAGCCGGATCCTGCTTACGGCTTCCGGCGGGCCATTTCGTTGCGCATCGATCGATTCCCTGGAGCAAGTCACGCCTGAGCAAGCTTGCGCGCACCCCAATTGGGACATGGGAAAGAAAATTTCTGTTGATTCTGCCACCATGATGAACAAAGGGCTCGAAGTCATCGAAGCGCACTGGCTGTTTGATGCTCCGGCGGACAAGATCCAGGTTGTCGTTCATCCGCAAAGCGTCATCCACTCGATGGTCGCTTATGTCGACGGCTCAGTAATCGCGCAACTCGGGAATCCCGATATGCGCACGCCGATTGCGCATGCGATGGGTTATCCGGAACGTATTGAAAGTGGTGTCTCGGCTTTGGATATGTTCAAGGTTGCCCAGCTCAATTTCGAAGAACCGGATTTCAAGCGATTTCCATGCTTGAGGCTGGCGTATCAGGCATTGACCACTGGCGGTAATATGCCGGCCGTGCTCAATGCAGCCAATGAGGTTGCAGTGGAATCCTTTCTGCAAAGACGTATGCCCTTTACAGCGATTCCGGTCATGATTGAGAACGTCATGCGCACAATCGAACCCGAAGAGCTGACGACACTGGAAGATGTATTAAGAACCGATCATCTTGCTCGTGAAAAAGCCCATGCATGGCTGGCCACGTTGCAATAA
- the uppS gene encoding polyprenyl diphosphate synthase has product MLEGPSSTPPSPEVNSVPTHIAIIMDGNGRWAQNRYMPRIAGHKQGVETVRGVIKACMERGVSFLTLFAFSSENWRRPSDEVASLMQLFLGALEQEISKLHENGIRFKVIGDLSRFEPKIVEFIDIGEKLTANNSQLTFTIAANYGGRWDIMQAMRKMMAQSIESPIQIDEEIFSKYLSMNYAPEPDLFIRTGGEYRISNFLLWQLAYTELYFTNTLWPDFDVQELELAIQSYQQRERRFGRTSEQVQIALPAEG; this is encoded by the coding sequence ATGCTTGAAGGCCCGAGTTCAACGCCCCCCTCTCCTGAAGTAAACTCAGTACCAACGCATATTGCAATTATCATGGATGGTAATGGCCGATGGGCGCAAAACCGGTACATGCCAAGAATTGCCGGACACAAACAGGGAGTAGAGACTGTCCGTGGCGTCATCAAAGCATGTATGGAACGCGGTGTTTCGTTCCTCACCCTATTTGCCTTTAGCAGCGAAAATTGGCGCCGTCCGTCTGATGAAGTCGCTTCTCTGATGCAGCTTTTCCTGGGCGCGTTGGAGCAAGAAATATCGAAATTGCATGAAAACGGCATACGTTTCAAAGTCATTGGCGATTTATCCAGATTTGAACCGAAAATTGTAGAATTTATCGATATCGGTGAAAAACTAACTGCCAATAATTCACAGCTCACTTTTACAATTGCAGCCAACTATGGCGGACGTTGGGACATCATGCAAGCGATGCGAAAAATGATGGCGCAATCCATAGAATCACCGATTCAAATTGACGAAGAAATCTTCTCCAAATATCTGTCGATGAATTATGCGCCTGAGCCGGATTTATTCATCCGCACCGGCGGAGAATACCGGATCAGCAATTTCTTATTATGGCAGCTGGCCTATACCGAATTGTATTTTACGAATACCTTATGGCCGGATTTTGACGTGCAGGAGCTGGAACTGGCCATCCAATCCTATCAACAACGCGAGCGGCGATTCGGGCGTACCAGCGAACAAGTGCAAATAGCACTACCTGCTGAAGGATAA
- a CDS encoding OmpH family outer membrane protein: protein MILAMIAGTGINSVALAEAIKIGVVNTEKILRESMPAVQAQKKIEQEFIPRDEDIKKMALQAKNLQDKLEKNGTAMEETERRNLERNLANLSREYQRAQRQMREDLSVRQNEEYGIILERTNRAINHIAEKEHYDLILQLQDSVYRSQRIDITDKVIKVLENE, encoded by the coding sequence ATGATACTCGCCATGATCGCAGGAACCGGAATCAATAGCGTCGCTTTGGCGGAAGCAATCAAAATAGGCGTTGTTAATACCGAAAAAATTCTGCGAGAATCCATGCCGGCAGTACAGGCGCAGAAAAAAATCGAGCAGGAATTCATTCCACGCGATGAAGACATCAAGAAAATGGCGCTGCAAGCTAAGAATCTTCAAGACAAGCTCGAGAAAAACGGGACTGCCATGGAAGAAACGGAACGGCGGAATCTGGAAAGAAATCTTGCCAATCTGAGCCGGGAATATCAGCGCGCGCAACGGCAAATGCGCGAAGACCTGAGCGTACGCCAGAACGAAGAATACGGCATCATTCTGGAACGCACCAACCGCGCCATCAATCATATTGCCGAAAAAGAGCATTATGATTTGATCCTGCAATTGCAAGACTCGGTATACCGGAGCCAACGTATCGATATTACCGACAAAGTTATCAAAGTGCTCGAAAACGAATAA